In a single window of the Neodiprion virginianus isolate iyNeoVirg1 chromosome 1, iyNeoVirg1.1, whole genome shotgun sequence genome:
- the LOC124308069 gene encoding uncharacterized protein LOC124308069, which translates to MSEIVISECTSTTKSPNELAPIANSSVRDRWWSPAIRKVTQKSYICDLYVKMRKRLNKVNRVSRSFLPPAKIQIEVDDDPGGVITESYVKKFSLIKSIFDVRDNENLEDKPSVHEINAWAVRLDAEAAHSTLLDMTEDVKNAQHQESETTMKYAF; encoded by the exons ATGTCGGAGATTGTTATCTCCGAGTGTACGAGCACGACGAAATCCCCGAATGAGTTGGCTCCGATCGCAAATTCGTCGGTACGTGATCGCTGGTGGTCGCCAGCGATTAGAAAAGTGACGCAAAAAAGCTACATCTGTGATCTGTACGTGAAGATGCGCAAGCGTCTGAACAAAGTTAACCGCGTGTCGAGGTCCTTTCTACCACCGGCAAAGATCCAAATCGAGGTGGACGATGATCCGGGCGGGGTGATCACGGAATcgtacgtgaaaaaattttccctcatCAAGTCAATTTTCGACGTTAGAGACAACGAAAATCTCGAGGATAAACCGAGCGTTCACGAAATCAACGCCTGGGCTGTTAGGCTCGATGCTGAAGCTG CTCACTCAACCCTCTTGGATATGACAGAGGACGTGAAAAATGCACAGCACCAAGAATCGGAAACAACGATGAAATATGCATTTTGA